Within the Blastocatellia bacterium genome, the region CCTTGGGCAGATAGATCACGAAATAGCGATAACTTCAGCGCGTGCCACTGGATCAAGTCCATTAAGCGGCTCGTCTAAGACTAAAACTTCTGGATTATGAGCAATTGCTTGAGCAAGT harbors:
- a CDS encoding ABC transporter ATP-binding protein translates to LAQAIAHNPEVLVLDEPLNGLDPVARAEVIAIS